From a single Streptomyces sp. NBC_00377 genomic region:
- a CDS encoding glycosyltransferase: MNSHVLYLALGTYRVRAAREQVKEIASSGARVSLVALDAPEWHEALQELGRLDGVEIVRVAADKDGSAWASAKKLAGARSGPFAEADILVAGDAQALPVAWIAKRRRPEIDLRLEPHGGEREVEPCDLAVLTPWYPSPNNPYAGSFVRTATEAVGGHFDRITVFHTEDWSGSAPGPLADAVRVTDERLQERISYGHVVDSPEATVVRVPVPRITRKSYAPWVEAQAKALSTTLPTGRIEAPLVHAHTGIYGGVLALRLARPDARVVVTEHSSFLDKVFAQPAAERLYGEMLERADAVLCVSTALREQVVKRFPQHADKIGVTPNAIAFDRFTFDSDGSPELLRWLFVGRLMKQKGVTELLEAFALVAAKEPKATLTMIGHGALEDELRKRGKELGLGDRFRILPPVAPEAVGPLMREHDLLTHASKSETFGMTVVEAIASGRPVLVTRCGGPEETMAGIEASAGALMDVSADPRIIAEAYWRLRENAGELDPAQARKALESRMGAEAVARQLVEVYEGAPPRLPQVAPAEVRPGTGTGPAKKGATASDEPLGRAVVLALSPAKARRIVHFANDLVGMGVEVTVVTAQSPKVFTRLELDRSVSVLSIEDAESKLRIPRAERFLVYRAPRAVLSRARRIAAKNREAIGPELAVASVQRVHTKVANAWHKKVFNRTYREVRPQLLARLAKRSVLPELSLDRVDHVFVSDINSTVTGWKWAKSHPHLKVTTSLDRKVYDPE, translated from the coding sequence ATGAACAGCCACGTGCTCTATCTCGCGCTGGGCACATACCGAGTGCGAGCGGCACGCGAGCAGGTGAAGGAAATCGCGTCCTCGGGAGCCAGGGTCTCCCTGGTCGCGCTGGACGCGCCCGAGTGGCACGAGGCTCTGCAGGAACTCGGCCGGCTCGACGGAGTGGAGATCGTCCGGGTCGCCGCGGACAAGGACGGCAGCGCATGGGCGTCGGCCAAGAAGCTGGCGGGCGCCCGGTCGGGCCCGTTCGCCGAGGCGGACATCCTCGTCGCCGGTGACGCGCAGGCACTGCCCGTCGCCTGGATCGCCAAGCGCCGTCGGCCGGAGATCGACCTGCGACTGGAGCCGCACGGCGGCGAGCGCGAGGTGGAGCCCTGCGACCTCGCCGTCCTCACTCCCTGGTACCCCTCTCCGAACAACCCCTATGCCGGATCGTTCGTGCGGACGGCCACCGAGGCGGTGGGCGGCCACTTCGATCGCATCACCGTCTTCCACACCGAGGACTGGTCCGGCTCGGCCCCCGGTCCACTCGCCGACGCGGTCCGTGTCACCGACGAGCGGCTCCAGGAGCGGATCTCCTACGGGCACGTCGTGGACTCCCCCGAAGCCACGGTCGTACGCGTCCCGGTACCGCGCATCACCCGCAAGAGCTACGCCCCCTGGGTGGAGGCCCAGGCCAAGGCGCTCAGCACCACTCTGCCCACCGGCCGCATCGAGGCTCCGCTCGTACACGCCCACACCGGTATCTACGGCGGTGTGCTGGCCCTGCGGCTGGCCCGGCCCGACGCCCGCGTGGTGGTGACCGAGCACTCCTCCTTCCTGGACAAGGTGTTCGCACAGCCCGCGGCGGAGCGGCTCTACGGCGAGATGCTGGAGCGCGCGGACGCGGTCCTGTGCGTCAGCACCGCGCTGCGCGAGCAGGTCGTCAAACGCTTCCCACAGCACGCCGACAAGATCGGTGTCACACCGAACGCGATCGCCTTCGACCGTTTCACCTTCGACTCCGACGGTTCCCCCGAGCTGCTGCGCTGGCTGTTCGTGGGCCGTCTCATGAAGCAGAAGGGCGTCACGGAGCTGCTGGAGGCCTTCGCGCTCGTCGCCGCCAAGGAGCCCAAGGCGACGCTCACCATGATCGGGCACGGAGCGCTCGAGGACGAGCTGCGCAAGCGCGGCAAGGAGCTCGGTCTGGGCGACCGGTTCCGTATCCTCCCGCCGGTCGCTCCCGAGGCCGTCGGCCCGCTGATGCGTGAACACGACCTGCTGACGCACGCCAGCAAGTCGGAGACGTTCGGGATGACGGTCGTCGAGGCGATCGCCTCCGGTCGCCCGGTGCTCGTCACCCGGTGCGGCGGCCCCGAGGAGACGATGGCCGGCATCGAGGCGTCGGCCGGCGCGCTGATGGACGTCAGCGCCGACCCCCGGATCATCGCCGAGGCGTACTGGCGCCTGCGCGAGAACGCCGGTGAACTCGACCCGGCACAGGCCCGCAAGGCCCTCGAGAGCCGGATGGGCGCCGAGGCCGTGGCCAGACAGCTCGTCGAGGTGTACGAAGGCGCCCCGCCGCGCCTCCCCCAGGTCGCGCCCGCCGAGGTCCGGCCCGGGACCGGTACCGGTCCCGCGAAGAAGGGGGCCACCGCGTCGGACGAGCCGCTCGGGCGTGCGGTCGTCCTCGCCCTGTCCCCCGCGAAGGCGCGGCGCATCGTCCACTTCGCCAACGATCTCGTCGGCATGGGCGTCGAGGTGACCGTCGTGACGGCCCAGTCCCCGAAGGTGTTCACCCGGCTGGAACTCGACCGGAGTGTCTCCGTGCTGAGCATCGAGGACGCCGAGAGCAAGCTGCGCATCCCGCGCGCCGAGCGCTTCCTCGTCTACCGCGCTCCCCGTGCGGTGCTGAGCCGGGCGCGCCGGATCGCCGCGAAGAACCGTGAGGCGATCGGCCCCGAGCTGGCCGTCGCATCCGTGCAGCGGGTCCACACCAAGGTCGCCAACGCCTGGCACAAGAAGGTCTTCAACCGCACCTACCGGGAAGTCAGGCCGCAGCTGCTCGCCCGGCTCGCCAAGCGCTCCGTACTGCCCGAGCTGAGCCTGGACCGGGTGGACCACGTCTTCGTCAGCGACATCAACTCCACGGTGACGGGCTGGAAGTGGGCCAAATCCCACCCGCATCTGAAGGTCACCACGAGCCTGGACCGCAAGGTCTACGACCCCGAGTGA
- a CDS encoding VCBS repeat-containing protein: MSRHPCPDAPRSAASGRRQVPHARKAWRRGGAGILAAALLGLGLGATGTPAAAAGVCTAGTQSDFNGDGIRDTAVADPLATVSGQEKAGAVHIVLGGGKGVTTLSQDTPNVSDGAEAGDQFGFSIAVYDANLDGCSDIAVGIPYEDVGSVKDAGLVHLVYGSPAGIAQGTPSLGFRQGTDGNLANTYEEDDWVGYSVAAGVSTTGVPFLVIGIPGEDSSGLTDMGFVAYAYGVTPTVATVHQNSPGLWEEAEAYDRFGASVAATDRFFTVGVPGESIGTVAFAGGVHVFRPSINTDGIPAPLFGMGQGRTPGPDSAAQTDDRYGTALAMAPYRPSGAATVTDSILAVGVPGEDLDTTVDAGAVHVYHVKADGTVALLNWIDQNVEGVEGDAEAGDFFGQQLAAVNTATNVVGTATTMRLAVGVPGEESLEQAPEAGGVQILPLIGAPGLTDAWLEPGSGIPSGPAPRTYAGISLGSTPSLLYVGVPYGPVEGRAVHGFPWNVASGGAPTQTWKPGEGGIPADGGAFGTAVR, encoded by the coding sequence ATGTCCAGACACCCCTGTCCGGACGCGCCGCGCAGCGCGGCGTCCGGGCGCAGACAGGTGCCGCACGCCAGGAAGGCGTGGCGCCGCGGCGGCGCGGGCATCCTGGCGGCGGCGCTGCTGGGACTGGGGCTGGGGGCGACCGGGACACCGGCCGCGGCGGCGGGCGTCTGTACCGCCGGCACCCAGTCCGACTTCAACGGGGACGGCATCCGCGACACGGCCGTCGCCGATCCGCTGGCGACGGTGTCGGGCCAGGAGAAGGCCGGCGCGGTGCACATCGTCCTCGGCGGCGGGAAAGGCGTCACCACGCTGTCGCAGGACACGCCGAACGTCTCCGACGGCGCCGAGGCGGGAGACCAGTTCGGCTTCTCCATCGCCGTCTACGACGCGAACCTCGACGGCTGCAGTGACATTGCCGTCGGCATTCCGTACGAGGACGTCGGCTCGGTCAAGGACGCGGGGCTGGTGCACCTCGTCTACGGATCCCCGGCGGGCATCGCCCAGGGGACACCGAGCCTCGGATTCCGGCAGGGCACCGACGGCAACCTGGCCAACACCTACGAGGAGGACGACTGGGTCGGCTACTCGGTCGCGGCGGGCGTCTCGACGACCGGGGTGCCGTTCCTCGTCATCGGCATTCCGGGCGAGGACAGCTCCGGGCTGACGGACATGGGTTTCGTCGCGTACGCCTACGGTGTGACCCCGACCGTCGCCACGGTCCACCAGAACAGTCCCGGGCTGTGGGAGGAGGCGGAGGCGTACGACCGCTTCGGAGCCTCGGTCGCCGCCACGGACCGGTTCTTCACGGTCGGCGTTCCCGGCGAAAGCATCGGAACGGTCGCCTTCGCGGGCGGTGTCCACGTCTTCCGGCCGTCGATCAACACGGACGGCATCCCCGCCCCTCTCTTCGGCATGGGCCAGGGCCGCACACCTGGACCGGACTCCGCGGCCCAGACCGACGACAGGTACGGCACCGCCCTGGCGATGGCCCCCTACCGACCGTCGGGCGCGGCCACCGTCACCGACTCGATCCTCGCGGTGGGCGTGCCCGGCGAGGACCTCGACACCACCGTCGACGCCGGGGCGGTGCACGTCTACCACGTCAAGGCCGACGGCACGGTCGCCCTCCTCAACTGGATCGACCAGAACGTCGAGGGCGTCGAGGGGGACGCGGAGGCCGGCGACTTCTTCGGCCAGCAGCTCGCCGCGGTGAACACCGCCACCAACGTGGTGGGCACGGCGACCACGATGCGCCTCGCCGTGGGCGTGCCGGGCGAGGAGTCCCTGGAGCAGGCACCGGAAGCGGGCGGCGTCCAAATCCTCCCGCTGATCGGAGCACCGGGCCTGACGGACGCGTGGCTCGAGCCGGGCAGCGGCATCCCCTCCGGCCCCGCACCCCGGACGTACGCGGGAATCAGCCTCGGCAGCACCCCGTCGCTGCTCTACGTGGGCGTGCCCTACGGCCCGGTCGAGGGCCGCGCGGTCCACGGCTTCCCGTGGAACGTGGCCTCGGGCGGCGCCCCGACCCAGACCTGGAAGCCCGGCGAGGGCGGCATCCCCGCAGACGGTGGCGCGTTCGGGACGGCGGTCCGATGA
- a CDS encoding FG-GAP repeat domain-containing protein, producing MTATLLTWGVGTGGTPAVAAVACPSGVESDFNGDGFRDTAIADPEATVGGAARAGEVQIVYGGGKGVLTLSQALDSIPGAPEAGDQFGHSLAVYDADLDGCSDLVVGIPYEDMGTVPDAGNVHLIYGSTSGLNAGTKAVKEFYQGTDKPLGGGQEPEDWVGYAVAAGKTSAGTPYLIIGVPGESIGDIEDAGGFHYISGTAQTMAFVHQDTDVAGAVPGAAEQDDRFGSSLAATPTHFAVGTPGEALGTVAFAGGVAFFNHTLTSNSPKPLGGLGQDQDVISGAEEVGDQFGTALAMVPYRASGATSTTESLLAVGVPGEDLSTTVDAGAVQVFKLAANGTFTETAWIDQNTADVDQEAEAGDFFGKRLAAVNSSPNATSTATTTRLAIGVPGEESGEEHPEKGGVQIVPLVGAAGASDQWIDPGYGVGPTPAPRMLVGISLAATPSLLYVGVPYGPAENRAVYGFPWNVASGGAPTQTIKPGVGGVPATGVAFGAVIG from the coding sequence ATGACAGCGACACTGCTGACCTGGGGGGTCGGAACAGGCGGGACGCCGGCCGTGGCCGCCGTCGCCTGTCCCTCGGGAGTCGAGTCCGACTTCAACGGTGACGGGTTCAGGGACACCGCCATCGCCGACCCGGAGGCCACCGTCGGTGGCGCGGCCAGGGCCGGCGAGGTGCAGATCGTCTACGGCGGCGGCAAGGGTGTCCTCACCCTGTCGCAGGCCCTCGACAGCATCCCGGGGGCGCCCGAGGCGGGCGACCAGTTCGGCCATTCGCTGGCGGTGTACGACGCCGACCTCGACGGGTGCAGCGACCTGGTGGTCGGCATCCCCTACGAGGACATGGGCACCGTTCCCGACGCCGGCAACGTGCACTTGATCTATGGCTCGACGAGCGGGCTCAACGCAGGTACCAAGGCCGTCAAGGAGTTCTACCAGGGCACCGACAAGCCCCTGGGCGGCGGCCAGGAGCCCGAGGACTGGGTGGGCTACGCGGTGGCCGCCGGCAAGACCTCGGCCGGCACGCCGTACCTGATCATCGGCGTCCCCGGCGAGTCGATCGGTGACATCGAGGACGCGGGCGGGTTCCACTACATCAGCGGCACCGCCCAGACGATGGCCTTCGTCCACCAGGACACCGACGTCGCGGGCGCCGTCCCCGGCGCCGCCGAGCAGGACGACCGCTTCGGCTCCTCGCTCGCCGCGACCCCGACCCACTTCGCGGTCGGCACGCCGGGCGAGGCGCTGGGCACCGTGGCCTTCGCGGGCGGCGTGGCCTTCTTCAACCACACGCTCACCTCCAACTCGCCGAAGCCGCTCGGCGGACTAGGCCAGGACCAGGACGTGATCTCCGGGGCCGAGGAGGTCGGCGACCAGTTCGGTACCGCGCTCGCCATGGTCCCGTACCGCGCCTCCGGCGCCACCTCCACCACCGAGTCGCTGCTCGCCGTGGGCGTCCCGGGTGAGGACCTGTCGACGACCGTCGACGCCGGCGCTGTCCAGGTCTTCAAGCTCGCCGCCAACGGCACCTTCACCGAGACCGCCTGGATCGACCAGAACACGGCCGACGTGGACCAGGAGGCCGAGGCCGGCGACTTCTTCGGCAAGCGGCTCGCCGCGGTCAACTCCTCCCCGAACGCCACCTCCACCGCCACCACCACCCGGCTGGCGATCGGAGTGCCCGGCGAGGAGTCGGGAGAGGAACACCCGGAGAAGGGCGGCGTGCAAATCGTCCCGCTGGTCGGCGCGGCCGGCGCCTCCGACCAGTGGATCGACCCCGGGTACGGCGTCGGGCCCACTCCCGCGCCGCGCATGCTCGTCGGCATCTCCCTCGCCGCGACCCCCTCGCTGCTGTACGTCGGCGTGCCCTACGGCCCCGCGGAGAACCGCGCGGTCTACGGCTTCCCGTGGAACGTGGCCTCCGGCGGAGCGCCGACCCAGACGATCAAGCCGGGCGTGGGCGGGGTGCCGGCCACCGGCGTCGCCTTCGGCGCGGTCATCGGCTGA
- a CDS encoding glycosyltransferase: MKNRSDRRPRVLYLAFYFPPSRASGVYRARATANHLVEKGWDVTVCAAPLDFLYDVIGSVDEELSKTVDPSIHVERPSLNHYTWQHDLREFSWLRRSFPLMAKRVYQFSQTKLFPERYSSWAWASVVRALKLHTKKRFDVVIATGNPFASFGAAWMFNKLTGVPYVMDYRDSWTLDLFHDEPAFPKGHIAWSWEKRMLDKASAAVFVNEALRGWHAERYPEVADRMMVVPNGWDADVLPTAAETAVEEAARAAAVDGSAQDSDDQKPLKFAYLGTLTAKQPVEEMAEAFKIARSHPDLAGAELQIHGHLGFFKNSPGTLKARLGLTDEGSRPEGVEDTGLRYCGPVSKTEVGKVYEEADVLVFLAGGGRYVTSGKIFEYMAFGHPIVSVHQPGIAAQDVLDGYPLWFNANSLDVDELAASMVAAGKAARDLTPDQRAAARRHADTYTREATLIPFEQRLREIVGA, translated from the coding sequence ATGAAGAACCGTAGCGACCGGCGTCCCCGCGTGCTCTACCTGGCGTTCTACTTCCCGCCGTCGCGGGCGAGTGGCGTCTACCGCGCCCGGGCCACGGCCAACCACCTCGTGGAGAAGGGCTGGGACGTCACGGTCTGTGCGGCGCCGCTCGACTTCCTCTACGACGTGATCGGCTCCGTGGACGAGGAGCTGTCGAAGACCGTCGACCCCAGCATCCACGTCGAGCGCCCGTCGCTGAACCACTACACCTGGCAGCACGATCTGCGGGAGTTCAGCTGGCTGCGCCGCAGCTTCCCGCTGATGGCCAAGCGCGTCTACCAGTTCAGCCAGACGAAGCTCTTCCCCGAACGCTATTCCTCCTGGGCGTGGGCATCCGTCGTACGGGCGCTGAAACTGCACACGAAGAAGCGGTTCGACGTGGTCATCGCGACCGGCAACCCCTTCGCCTCCTTCGGCGCGGCCTGGATGTTCAACAAGCTGACGGGCGTCCCGTACGTCATGGACTACCGGGACTCGTGGACGCTGGACCTGTTCCACGACGAGCCCGCCTTCCCCAAGGGGCACATCGCATGGTCGTGGGAGAAGCGCATGCTGGACAAGGCGTCCGCGGCGGTGTTCGTCAACGAGGCGCTGCGCGGCTGGCACGCCGAGCGGTACCCCGAGGTCGCGGACCGCATGATGGTCGTGCCCAACGGATGGGATGCGGATGTACTGCCCACGGCGGCCGAGACGGCTGTCGAGGAAGCCGCACGAGCCGCTGCGGTCGACGGATCCGCGCAGGACAGCGACGACCAGAAGCCTCTGAAGTTCGCCTACCTGGGCACCCTCACGGCGAAGCAGCCGGTGGAGGAGATGGCCGAGGCGTTCAAGATCGCCCGTAGCCACCCGGACCTGGCCGGGGCCGAACTCCAGATCCACGGTCACCTCGGCTTCTTCAAGAACAGCCCCGGGACGCTCAAGGCCCGCCTGGGTCTGACCGACGAGGGCTCGCGCCCCGAGGGCGTCGAGGACACCGGTCTGCGCTACTGCGGGCCCGTGTCGAAGACCGAGGTCGGCAAGGTGTACGAGGAAGCCGACGTGCTGGTGTTCCTGGCGGGCGGCGGCAGGTACGTCACGTCCGGCAAGATCTTCGAGTACATGGCCTTCGGACACCCGATCGTCTCCGTGCACCAGCCCGGCATCGCCGCGCAGGACGTTCTGGACGGGTATCCGCTGTGGTTCAACGCCAACAGCCTCGACGTGGACGAGCTGGCCGCGTCCATGGTGGCCGCGGGCAAGGCGGCGCGTGATCTGACGCCGGACCAGCGGGCGGCCGCACGCCGGCACGCGGACACGTACACCCGTGAGGCGACGCTGATTCCGTTCGAGCAGCGGCTGCGGGAGATCGTCGGCGCGTGA
- a CDS encoding trypsin-like serine protease, translating into MSVLGRTLPTAAAVAALAGGMLATAPAHAVVGGGTATTHDWMVQIHATQSDGTVRICGGAAVGAHKVVTSAGCVTGAKSVRVAAGTTSLLAETEMDPDGADTNASVVKRTWTAPGYDPATGRDDIAVLTTRDPLHTSSFVRPAAYWDISADTPGTVGTLAGWGSTSGDSRTPSPNLRRASLEVRPDTECAEAAGAAWTPGRMFCTTPPPPEQDTGGGTPCTGDEGGPLVVNGRLVGVYSRPTGSSCTAEGSRAVFTKVSALIGQMSARINDTDLSGDGLADLFAMTPSGKRYEYDSTGSGLKPRSQWPTLTAPYSRYRQVDVNGDGFQDYVYRTASGDLYQSYDLYVYEGWGNWTRDRYETKIGHGWNSMRSITIPGDVSGDGIPDIVAVDGNGVQWVYAFRPGSGQGLSGKWKTGTGWAGYTLFGSGDYTGDGRPDLLARDTAGRLWIYKGTGRGDAPWQARVQVGRSGWNYTAYAASGDTTGDGKADFYARDSAGYLWLYKGTGNASAPFQNRVKIGGGWNIYDLIS; encoded by the coding sequence ATGTCAGTTCTAGGCAGAACCCTGCCGACGGCGGCGGCCGTGGCGGCCCTCGCGGGCGGCATGCTCGCCACGGCGCCCGCGCATGCCGTGGTGGGTGGGGGCACGGCCACCACGCACGACTGGATGGTGCAGATCCACGCCACCCAGTCCGACGGCACCGTGCGCATCTGCGGCGGCGCGGCCGTGGGAGCGCACAAGGTGGTGACGTCCGCGGGCTGTGTGACGGGAGCCAAGAGCGTGCGGGTGGCCGCCGGCACCACCAGCCTCCTGGCGGAGACGGAGATGGACCCCGACGGCGCGGACACCAACGCCTCGGTGGTGAAACGCACTTGGACGGCGCCGGGCTACGACCCCGCGACCGGCCGCGACGACATCGCGGTCCTCACCACGCGCGACCCGCTGCACACCTCCAGCTTCGTGCGTCCGGCCGCCTACTGGGACATCAGTGCGGACACGCCCGGGACGGTCGGCACCCTCGCCGGCTGGGGCAGCACCAGCGGCGACTCCCGGACGCCCTCCCCCAACCTGCGCAGGGCGTCTCTGGAGGTCCGGCCCGACACCGAGTGCGCCGAGGCCGCAGGCGCGGCGTGGACCCCGGGACGGATGTTCTGCACCACTCCCCCGCCCCCTGAGCAGGACACCGGCGGCGGGACCCCGTGCACCGGCGACGAGGGCGGTCCGCTGGTCGTCAACGGCCGGCTCGTCGGCGTCTACTCACGCCCGACCGGCTCCAGTTGCACCGCCGAGGGCAGCCGTGCCGTGTTCACCAAGGTGAGCGCCCTCATCGGGCAGATGAGCGCCCGGATCAACGACACCGACCTGAGCGGTGACGGTCTGGCCGACCTGTTCGCGATGACACCGAGCGGCAAGCGGTACGAGTACGACAGCACCGGCAGCGGTCTGAAGCCCCGCAGCCAGTGGCCCACCCTGACCGCGCCCTACAGCCGCTACCGGCAGGTCGACGTGAACGGGGACGGATTCCAGGACTACGTCTACCGAACCGCCTCGGGCGACCTCTACCAGAGCTACGACCTCTACGTCTACGAGGGCTGGGGGAACTGGACCCGCGACCGCTACGAGACGAAGATCGGCCACGGCTGGAACAGCATGCGGTCGATCACCATCCCCGGCGACGTCAGCGGCGACGGCATCCCCGACATCGTCGCGGTCGACGGCAACGGCGTGCAGTGGGTCTACGCCTTCCGGCCGGGCAGTGGCCAGGGCCTCAGCGGCAAGTGGAAGACCGGCACCGGCTGGGCCGGTTACACCCTCTTCGGCAGCGGCGACTACACAGGCGACGGCAGGCCCGACCTGCTCGCCCGCGACACGGCCGGCCGGCTCTGGATCTACAAGGGCACGGGCCGGGGCGACGCTCCCTGGCAGGCTCGCGTCCAGGTCGGCCGCAGCGGCTGGAACTACACCGCGTACGCGGCCTCCGGTGACACCACCGGGGACGGCAAGGCGGATTTCTACGCCCGGGACAGCGCCGGCTACCTGTGGCTCTACAAGGGCACGGGCAACGCCTCGGCGCCTTTCCAGAACCGGGTGAAGATCGGCGGCGGCTGGAACATCTACGACCTGATCAGCTGA
- a CDS encoding acyltransferase, with protein sequence MNYRVQPSAQVDASAEIGAGSSVWDLAQIREDARLGEGCVVGRGAYVGSGVRMGDNCKLQNYALVYEPAELGDGVFIGPAVVLTNDHNPRSVDPDGNQKRGGDWEAVGVRIADGASIGARAVCVAPITIGRWAMVAAGAVVTKDVPDFALVVGVPARQVGWVGRSGVRLAERTDQAGVWECPQTGAVYQEKDGVLVELEG encoded by the coding sequence GTGAACTACAGGGTCCAGCCCAGCGCGCAGGTCGACGCAAGCGCCGAGATCGGCGCCGGCAGCAGCGTCTGGGACCTCGCGCAGATCCGTGAGGACGCGCGTCTCGGCGAGGGCTGTGTGGTCGGCCGCGGGGCCTACGTCGGCTCGGGCGTGCGGATGGGCGACAACTGCAAGCTCCAGAACTACGCGCTCGTCTACGAGCCGGCCGAGCTCGGCGACGGTGTCTTCATCGGCCCGGCCGTGGTGCTCACCAACGACCACAACCCGCGCTCCGTCGACCCCGACGGCAACCAGAAGCGCGGCGGCGACTGGGAGGCCGTCGGCGTGAGGATCGCCGACGGCGCGTCGATCGGGGCCCGCGCCGTGTGCGTCGCGCCGATCACCATCGGCCGGTGGGCCATGGTCGCCGCGGGCGCTGTGGTCACGAAGGACGTGCCGGACTTCGCCCTGGTCGTGGGAGTCCCCGCGCGTCAGGTCGGCTGGGTCGGCCGGTCCGGCGTCCGGCTGGCCGAACGGACGGACCAGGCCGGCGTCTGGGAGTGCCCGCAGACGGGCGCCGTGTACCAGGAGAAGGACGGCGTCCTCGTCGAACTCGAGGGCTGA